Within the Trichoderma breve strain T069 chromosome 3, whole genome shotgun sequence genome, the region TCTAActgctccatcttttctcttccgGCATACCTCACAGCCTGTCTTGTGATCGGAATACCAACACTCCGGGCATTGAAGCATCAGCCCATATTGCCAATGCTCAACAACGAGCGCCCAGTGTCTTCCGATTGCTACCTTTCCGGGACATGGTGCGCCCTTGCCTGCCCACCAGCTAGGTTCTGTCGGCCGATAGCGAAGGCAATCTTGGCAGAATTTAACTGATTGTGACCGTCTCAGTCTGTCATCAAGGGGGTGGATGAGGAAGGCAAACGTAATCACTGCTCTTCGTGAAAGATGCCCCGGATGACGATGACCGGGATGGAAAATTGCACCCTCGTACTCCGAAAAGGGAATTCGGCTCTCCGGAGGCAAGGTTGGCCGCTGGAGGTTGGCGAGTGTTGAAGCCACGAGAAGGCTCTTACAAGTGAGAGCCAGGCAGATGCTGCTCTCTCGGCTCGCATGGGAGAAGATTTGTAGTACAAGTTCCGGAGGAAGATTTAGGATGCCAGCTTGTGAGACTGTGACGGTACTTGGTTTGTCAAGAACCTATTTAGAATATATTAGTATAGGGTAATAATGGTCTTGTCTCAGATGGATGGTTAACTTACATCCTGTGGGGCAACGAATTTCTTCCATACAATATCTGTCTTTTCTGGCCAGTTATTCGGTCTTTCTTTCCGGCGGAGCCCCGGGATCAATGGAGGATCCAATCTGACGTAGTCGGGATCACGCATCTCGGGGCAATGTGGTGTTTTCCTCGTAGGTGTATATGCAAGTCGGCATATAAGGTATAAGACCAAGGCACTGGCTACTGCTAACAGCTTGGGGTCCATGAGTCTTTTTGCAGAATGGAAATGAAAAGGTCAATGTTGTGTGTTCACAAAAGAGCTGCGGGCACTTGATGGGCACGTCGATGTTTATATAGAGGCCCAGATAAGAAACAATAACAAAGTAAACTTTGAGCATCAGCAAAGAGGCGTGAATCTTGTCTCATATACCAAGAGGGTTGTCATGAGAACTGAACTATAAGTTCAAAGTGGCAGATCGTGGTAAATGCTGGCCAACTCTGATAAACACTGCTATAAAGGAGCAACAGGTGCGCCGATATTGGAGCATCTGTCGCAAAGGTAAAGAAAGCCAAAGATAGTATGTATTATATGGCTTCCCCCAAACTCAGTAAATACCAGGCAAAATCCTCCATCTCACAATTTTCTTGTACTTATCCCAGTCCTCACCATACTTTTCCGCACACGCAGCGTCATCCCGTCTCTCGCGATGTATTAACAACGTAGCAAAGTACACGACGTACAAGTACGTGTAAACCATACCCCAGCCTCTTGCCGCACCCTGAACTACCTCTCGGCCATCCAGCATCGTAGCAACGCCCACCCCTGCAGTGGTAACGGTCCCAGCCGGGAGAATTAAATATCCTGCCACGCCGGTAGGAAGACTAAAAGGCGAAGCCTGAAGCCAATCTCCAAAGTAATTGATGTGGCGCGATACTCCCCACCAGCCATCGGCGAGAAGTCTTGTGCCTCGCTTGGTTTGGATATACGACATACCCTTGACGCTGGGGTGATCCGGCTGCGTGCGAAATAGGCGTTTCTGCGAGTTAGAGGCGCGGAATATGGACACTCCCACGATGAATACGGCGGACACGGCAGCAATTCCCGCCCAGCCTAATTGCAAggggaagacggagaggTAACGCGTCTGGGTAGAGTACAAGAACGGCACCCAAACAATGTCTCCAAAGGTGAGCATGTATCCCAGCCCATCTGTGATGGTATCCATCATGCCGAGGATTCCCGATTCGGCATATTGGCCTTCGAGGACGTAGTAACTCTGCACAGCAgaaatgaagaggatgctgtCGGACACGTATCCGTAAGTGCGATACTGTTTCGCAACAAAGGCAAGATCAAGCAGGATCCAACCAGTCAGGCCAGGCCGCATTTCAAGCCAGACTTTGAGATCAATCTCGCCGAAAAGGGGAAGCGTGATACGAGGGTTCAGCTCACGACCAATGAAGAAGTCGTACATGATATTGCCAGTGTGGCCTCCTTGTGCGAGTTCCCTCAATTGAGGGTTGCCTGGCTTGACGCTGAAGCTTCGTACATACACAAACACTGAGATTGCGAATGCAAGGATGAGATTGGCTGTGTAAATCTGCAGGTAGTTTTCGTCGATAAACGTCCAGACGGCGAAATCAGCGCCGTACAGACCAGTTCCTACAGCACATGCAGCTAGCTGGACGAGAGTGGAAGAAAACGCTATCGATTGTTAGCATTGTGTCTCTTCGCCAGCGTCTATCTCTTTCACATCCGCATTGCGTACCGTTTAGCTTGTACTTGAGCGGCCGACCTGATTCTCTTAGCTTTGTGCCGTAAATCTCCTGTCCAGGAAGCACTCGATAGAGCACCAGACTAAGCAGATAGTAAGCTGCGACCCAGCCGCTGACCTTCCAGCTGGCAAAGCCCCAGATGCCATCCTCGGGCCATGGAATCTGGCTTCTCAGCTCTGCGACAGTGAGGGAACGAGGCTCCAGGAGGGCCGGCGCGGGACAGCCGGTAACATCGTTGCAAGTGAAGTAGAAGAAGTAGAGCAGCACTGGGAGGCCAAAGACAATAGCAGAAGTGCCTAGCCTGGATGGCGCGTTAGAAAGACGGCTTCCGCGCTCTTGATTCTGTCATCGAACTTACGGCCCGCCAAAGTCATATTTGGGGTTTGTCCCCGTCATGTTTGCACGTGCGTCGACAGAGAAACCTATTGCATGGATCAAGATGCTGTGACGCCACTCTATCGTTGAGAATCAGGTGAGTTTTCTCTGTTGCTCATCACAATGGTGCGATGAAAGTTTGTGTGAGACATCTTCAATTTCAGGCgtggtgtttgtttgtttgtatGGCGTCTGGCGAAGGCGTCCCGATTACGAATACGGCAGGCCAAGAAGCGCGCCATCTCAGCTGATCCGGATAGATCGCGTCCGGGCAATTTTTAAGCTCATCCCACCTAAATTAGATTCACGGCATATCGAGTTTTTTTGTCCGCGGCCACCGAATCCAGCGCTTGTGAAGCTATTTTGGCGCATGTCTCACTTTAGTCATTTTACGCTGCAAtttgtactccgtagttgtTGCCATGATAGATCTAGATCTCCTTTAAATCGATGCGGGGTGAGACAAGTTTCCAGAACAGCCGTCTAGTTTAGTAGATTTGGTTGAATCTACCAGTTATCAGTGACAAACCATGTAGAAACATCTTCAAAACCAGCaacttatatattttagtagCAGATTTATCGCTTCAATTCCGTTAAAGCAGAACAAATTAATCACTGTCTCATCTAAAAACCAGCAATAAGCATGAATAAATATCCCGTCAATGACTAGATGGGGGCATCAACTCAATTGTTTACCTGCTCTCGTGTCTTTCTATTCTGAGAACGCCCAATTGCTCGGGAAGTTGCGTGTATACTCACCAATCAATGCTCAGAGACTCCCATTTACCTCGTTGTATAGATGCTTTACTAATCCTCCAACCCTTGACAGCTCACATGGATGACGTTATCGATAATGTGAGCTTACCCTGTTCACAGCCATCATATCGCAAAGCATAAATGCACCCGGTcgttattttctttttctagaAGAGGAAATTTATCCTCGGATCGGTTCATCGACCCTAAAGAAAGCGAAGAAGCGAGTGATTGATATCGGTATCTCTCTCCATATCATCTAGGTGGTGGTAATTTCCTGGCGATACTACCACCGGCTTCGGCGTGAGGCTTTATTTGACATCCTTGATGCAATTTACTGCATGTATGGTTCGATTCACGGGTATCTTTAGAGccaacaacagccaaggAAATAATTTCTTCAACGTTGACGACCAACAGCACACTAGAGTAGACTAATGGATCCAGTCATACCCAGTATTGCAATCTACAGAGTTGCAGTATCACAAATACTCACCCTTTCCACCAGAGTATGATTTCTTCCCCCACGGTTCCCCTGACTATGAGCTCCGCCCGCACTGGAACCAACGTCTCAAAAGTTGCGCCCAGCTAGCAGGTATATTTGGCGAATAGAAATGATGCCGTGACACTCCGGATTTTGCCACAGCCAACAGCCAGATAGTGGAAACGGGCAGCGACAAAAATTTATATCAAATGTCGGTGAGCTAGGTGCAAAACGTGTCAACATAAGAAGTATGGAGTGCGAAGTGCTTGGTGCGCGAACTGCGTTTTTGTTCTTTAGCTGGCGGACTGGTAAGCGGCATGCAAGCGCCACTTTTTGTACGGGCGATTATTACCTTGTACTTTCCAGGTTGAGAAAATGCACCAATTACCACATGTACTAGTGAATGGCTGTGTTGAACAACTGAGCCCCCTAATGTCATATAAGCCCTTGCATAGCGCAGGTTAGCTCGGCCATACGAAACAACATTGAAGATGATCTGCTATCCATGGGTTCAGACGGCGTAAGGGGAGGCTCAGTTTAACTTTAAACTATATTCCAATTTTGTCGCACGTAGTACGGAATATAGGTATTTTTAAGTACGGCAAAAAGTAAACCAACCAGCCCTCAGCTGGTAGCCTTGTTTCTGTACCCCAATGTTCATGTCAGACTGTAAGTCAGAGAGCTGAGGGGCGTAGGGCTGGAGAACACTACAAGAAGTTACATAAATGCAAATGGTGTTGATCTCAGATACCTTCTATGACCGACGGATTGTTCTGAAATGGGTGTCTTACCAGCACCTGACCTGGAGATGCAATTTCTGAATCTATAGAGTACAGCTGACACTGAATCTCGTATTCTAAaaagagcagcagcatttATCCTCAGTCTTAAAGTAGCCCACACTAGTGCTATGGTCCAATTGGCAGCGTATTAGAAGCTTGTAATGGAGGGCAAAACTCGTATATGCGAATCGGATCATGGCGTGTCAGTCTTCTTTTCCCGACCTGGAAAGTACATGGTAATCAAGAGCCACTCATCTAGTCAATTGATGTGATGCTATTTACAGTAGATCAGCAATACGATTACctttcttcaac harbors:
- a CDS encoding ergosterol biosynthesis ERG4/ERG24 family domain-containing protein; the protein is MTGTNPKYDFGGPLGTSAIVFGLPVLLYFFYFTCNDVTGCPAPALLEPRSLTVAELRSQIPWPEDGIWGFASWKVSGWVAAYYLLSLVLYRVLPGQEIYGTKLRESGRPLKYKLNAFSSTLVQLAACAVGTGLYGADFAVWTFIDENYLQIYTANLILAFAISVFVYVRSFSVKPGNPQLRELAQGGHTGNIMYDFFIGRELNPRITLPLFGEIDLKVWLEMRPGLTGWILLDLAFVAKQYRTYGYVSDSILFISAVQSYYVLEGQYAESGILGMMDTITDGLGYMLTFGDIVWVPFLYSTQTRYLSVFPLQLGWAGIAAVSAVFIVGVSIFRASNSQKRLFRTQPDHPSVKGMSYIQTKRGTRLLADGWWGVSRHINYFGDWLQASPFSLPTGVAGYLILPAGTVTTAGVGVATMLDGREVVQGAARGWGMVYTYLYVVYFATLLIHRERRDDAACAEKYGEDWDKYKKIVRWRILPGIY